The following DNA comes from Saccharomyces cerevisiae S288C chromosome XIII, complete sequence.
CTCTTTATTGCAAACACTTTGGCGTTTCATATTCTGTCCATGTATATGCACCAcaatgattttattttcttttgtatgCATTTTGTGACGATTTGACAACTGATGCATCATTTCGTTCCATCTATTTCGCTGTTCATGGCTTCTGTCTCTTTCTCTGTCTTTTTTAGCCATCTCGCAACTAGCTGGGaatgttcttttttcaGATCCGAGAGTTTTTGTTGTAAaacattattttcaatggtTCCACTAATCAATTCGTCATTCAACCTTTCCgtattcttatttttcaacgCAATAACTTCTTTCAATCTTCGTATTTCTTGCTCCTTACTTTTCAGTTCTTTTTGTAGAATTGCCAGTGTATTCAATAAAGCATCGTCATGGCTGACAATGTTGCCACCAATGGCGCCACTATTATCTTGAAACAACTCATTTAAATGGGCCTCCTTGTCGTTTCGATCTGTTAGTCTACGAATTAACAAATCATCCATGCTATCTGTTTGTGGATTGCTTCTTTCCTCCTTTgctttcttcctttctGTTATAATGAAATTGCCCATGGAATATGCGCCCTTAATACAGATTCGCGCAGGTTAATAACAAAAATCAACGTTAAATAAAGGTCAACTACAAACAGAATAAGTAAAAGCGAGCAAGTGTAGTAGCAATTTAGCACAACATATAAAACGCTATTATAATGGATGTTGTGCAGCAGAAACAGGATAAACAGTTGCAGCATCAAACACAAGAGCAGCAGCAGATACGAGAGGACCAGCAGGAAGTCCCACCCCAACGTCCACGACAACAAAACAGATGGAAACCCTGGTGGAATTCCACTGCCGACGATGAGCCAAACACGGGAAGAATTGCAGAATATCCTAATGGACAAGGAAGGAGTAGTCCGACAACGGATTTTCAAGATAGCGTGAACTCGAATAATGACAATAAAGGGATATGGTCTAAAATCGCTTCTTTTGCAACATCCAGATATAGAAGTGCCCcaattgttgttgatgaTAATACCCGCTACTCTCAACTAAACACTGAACAAATCAACTTCTTGGAAAATGAGGCTAAGGatataatttcaaaaaagtcGAAATCATGGTGTTGGTACGAAGCAATTCCACATatatcaaattcatcaaacATAATTGATTCCATAGATACCCCAGGAATAATCAGTGTCTCTGGTACAGGATCAGCCAAATGCCCATTGCCATTAAACAAATATCCTGGGGAGGGAGGTAACCCTGGGTATAATGTATTTATTAATGATTCTTTAATCCTACCATCAGATAACcctttgaattttctgCACGTCCAACCACTAAGAACTAAGGTATTGAATACTATCAAAAATTACTATAACTTCCCTAATGAGCAACATCTCTATttaagacaaaaaaaaaccgCATTACTGAAGGATAAGAGAATTATTATAATATCCGTCGTGGGGGATTTACCAGAAAAGTATGAGCAGCGCTCATTAGAATCACAAAGATCGGCTTATTATCTTTCTAGAAAATTGTCACAAAATCTAGCGCAAGAACAACCTCAAAGAGTCTTGACCCTATCGTTCCAGTGCCCACTGCATAATCAAGATTTAATACCTACATATAAAGAATGTGTAGAGTTACTGAACCACTGGGCTcatcttttcaaagaggtagattcaattttttttgtggGCGTTTATCACAGCGTTCCCTTAACTTTGCTATTAGCGAAATATATCGTGCAAAATAATGAAGTTCTAGAGTTTGATGAAAACACTACAGTGAGTGTATTGAGTTTCCAGTCATGTTTACAAGGCTATCGATTTTGGGACCACAGCACTGACTTTACTAGCAATAGTTATAATAACTTGGGTTCCAATTCCAGTACTAACGAAAATGATAGTAATGATCATGATTCAAATAATGATTTCACAACGAAGAGCCaacaaatcaaagaaaaacagtTATTTCAGGGCATTGACAAAAAGCAACAAGACACATTATctaaaatcaaaaattataGGCGGATAGATTCTAGTGAATCTAAACTAGTTCAGGATGCATTGGATTGGCTCTTGTTCAATTGGGATACGTTTCGACTGACATTTTTTGGTAAGCTTTATGATAATTTTATGACAATTTCAGAAAAACTTGCTATAGATTATAATCACCCTAAAATCTTGAGAAATTTATGGTGCAATGGGAAGTACATGGGCATTGATTTAAAGAATGCTAATAATTTAAACCTTGATACCGATGATGAAGCAACTAGTAACATTAATGACGTCCATGTAAGGACCCCTAATTTTGAATCGAGATTGAAGATTCCCACCAACAGACTTTTCGAAATAACCTTATGGGATATTTTGATGATAACGGAGAATTTAGGATATAAACAATTTATTCCCATAATTAATTTACTAagtcctttttttatttcaagGTCATTTAATGATTACACATTGCCTCCAAATATTAGGAAACAGTACCAGAACAGCAACAAAATCTGGCTTCAAGAAATGGACAGTAAGTGGAAAATG
Coding sequences within:
- the ATG16 gene encoding Atg16p (Conserved protein involved in autophagy; interacts with Atg12p-Atg5p conjugates to form Atg12p-Atg5p-Atg16p multimers, which binds to membranes and localizes to the pre-autophagosomal structure and are required for autophagy; relocalizes from nucleus to cytoplasmic foci upon DNA replication stress), which translates into the protein MGNFIITERKKAKEERSNPQTDSMDDLLIRRLTDRNDKEAHLNELFQDNSGAIGGNIVSHDDALLNTLAILQKELKSKEQEIRRLKEVIALKNKNTERLNDELISGTIENNVLQQKLSDLKKEHSQLVARWLKKTEKETEAMNSEIDGTK
- the CVM1 gene encoding Cvm1p (Protein involved in sphingolipid metabolism; localizes to vacuolar contact sites with mitochondria, ER and peroxisomes; mutant has enhanced sensitivity to overexpression of mutant huntingtin; relative distribution within the vacuolar membrane changes upon DNA replication stress), with translation MDVVQQKQDKQLQHQTQEQQQIREDQQEVPPQRPRQQNRWKPWWNSTADDEPNTGRIAEYPNGQGRSSPTTDFQDSVNSNNDNKGIWSKIASFATSRYRSAPIVVDDNTRYSQLNTEQINFLENEAKDIISKKSKSWCWYEAIPHISNSSNIIDSIDTPGIISVSGTGSAKCPLPLNKYPGEGGNPGYNVFINDSLILPSDNPLNFLHVQPLRTKVLNTIKNYYNFPNEQHLYLRQKKTALLKDKRIIIISVVGDLPEKYEQRSLESQRSAYYLSRKLSQNLAQEQPQRVLTLSFQCPLHNQDLIPTYKECVELLNHWAHLFKEVDSIFFVGVYHSVPLTLLLAKYIVQNNEVLEFDENTTVSVLSFQSCLQGYRFWDHSTDFTSNSYNNLGSNSSTNENDSNDHDSNNDFTTKSQQIKEKQLFQGIDKKQQDTLSKIKNYRRIDSSESKLVQDALDWLLFNWDTFRLTFFGKLYDNFMTISEKLAIDYNHPKILRNLWCNGKYMGIDLKNANNLNLDTDDEATSNINDVHVRTPNFESRLKIPTNRLFEITLWDILMITENLGYKQFIPIINLLSPFFISRSFNDYTLPPNIRKQYQNSNKIWLQEMDSKWKMNGHQLNYDQREGESLGSSSESLLPENISTVKDFLQFVQYQNEKSSDFVRIYSDIYDDDKVYKCFLYNTIFTKNPLSRKHLRLNIDLDTPTSILNTVNQYDLVWKIHDSFSKLIQLKNLPQREIPHALRLSISLNCFLDSTTSTSGPVFQRDTVEALRRLTEIWRTYQDWSPPTRGLKHLRDILSVLAMYDNPKNLINDVRRT